A window from Tindallia magadiensis encodes these proteins:
- the sucD gene encoding succinate--CoA ligase subunit alpha, translating into MSIWVNETSRILIQGITGKTAQYHAQLMQEYGSTIVAGVSPGKEGQALLGIPVFHTVRKAVERTSANVSVIYVPAPYAADAIMEAVDASLDLVVCITEHIPVLDMVKVKKYMEGKKTRLIGPNCPGIITPEACKIGIMPGYIHRKGRIGVVSRSGTLTYEAVHQLSQRGIGQSTAVGIGGDPIHGTDFIDVLQAFQQDDETDAVVMIGEIGGSAEEKAAAWIREHMKKPVVGFISGETAPPGKRMGHAGAIISAGKGTAKEKIEAMKKAGIYMAEKPTSIGKTLVEALKKENLWVDEFESYQHKISKALK; encoded by the coding sequence ATGAGCATCTGGGTAAATGAAACATCAAGAATCCTTATTCAGGGCATTACCGGAAAAACAGCCCAGTATCATGCCCAACTGATGCAGGAATATGGCAGTACCATTGTAGCCGGTGTCAGTCCTGGAAAAGAAGGCCAGGCACTGTTGGGAATACCTGTGTTTCACACGGTGCGAAAAGCAGTGGAAAGAACCAGTGCCAATGTGAGCGTTATCTACGTACCAGCTCCCTATGCCGCCGATGCCATCATGGAAGCTGTAGATGCTTCTTTGGATCTGGTGGTATGCATTACAGAGCATATACCGGTATTGGATATGGTAAAAGTGAAAAAGTACATGGAAGGCAAAAAAACCCGGCTGATTGGACCCAACTGCCCGGGAATTATCACGCCGGAAGCTTGCAAAATTGGAATTATGCCCGGCTATATTCATCGAAAAGGAAGAATCGGCGTTGTTTCCCGATCAGGAACCCTGACTTACGAAGCGGTACACCAGTTATCTCAAAGAGGTATCGGACAGTCAACCGCTGTTGGCATTGGCGGTGACCCGATCCATGGTACCGATTTCATTGATGTACTACAGGCTTTTCAACAGGATGATGAGACAGACGCCGTAGTGATGATTGGCGAAATTGGAGGCAGTGCAGAAGAAAAAGCCGCCGCTTGGATCAGAGAGCATATGAAGAAACCGGTGGTAGGCTTTATCAGCGGAGAAACCGCACCACCGGGGAAAAGGATGGGCCATGCCGGAGCCATTATATCAGCAGGAAAAGGTACGGCCAAAGAAAAAATAGAAGCCATGAAAAAGGCTGGTATTTATATGGCAGAAAAACCTACCAGCATTGGAAAAACTTTGGTAGAAGCGTTAAAAAAAGAAAATCTATGGGTAGACGAATTTGAATCTTATCAGCATAAAATTTCGAAAGCCTTAAAATAA